The following are encoded together in the Poseidonibacter lekithochrous genome:
- a CDS encoding class II 3-deoxy-7-phosphoheptulonate synthase, translating to MKTWNPSSWRDFPIKQQPTYNDLEKLKKVENELSSYPPLIFAGEALSLKNQLADVVNGKAFLLQGGDCAESFTSFNANNIKDLFKVMMQMAVVLTFSGGCPVVKVGRVAGQFAKPRSADFEEINGISLPSYRGDIINDIDFTEKSRNPKSKRLLKAYNQSAATMNLLRAFSRGGMADLNSVQSWNLDFVKDNELGSKYEEIASKITESLNFMKACGITSENTAQLNQTTLFTSHEALLLNYEQALTRKDSISGDWYNCAAHMLWIGDRTRDLKDAHIEYFRGIKNPIGCKVGPSMKEDELIQLIDTLNPENEAGRLNLIVRMGANKIEDHFPKLLARVKKEGKNVLWSSDPMHGNTIKADNGYKTRDFEAVLSEVRKFFQIHRAEGTYAGGIHLEMTGQDVTECTGSASSAITQEGLASRYNTQCDPRLNADQALELSFMIADTLKEARKDIIV from the coding sequence ATGAAAACTTGGAATCCAAGTAGTTGGAGAGATTTCCCAATCAAGCAACAACCAACTTATAATGACTTAGAAAAATTAAAGAAAGTAGAGAATGAATTAAGTTCATATCCACCTTTAATTTTTGCTGGTGAAGCATTAAGTTTAAAAAATCAATTAGCGGATGTTGTAAATGGAAAAGCTTTTCTTTTACAAGGTGGAGACTGTGCTGAATCATTCACTTCATTTAATGCGAATAATATTAAAGATTTATTTAAAGTTATGATGCAAATGGCAGTTGTTTTAACTTTCTCAGGTGGATGTCCTGTAGTAAAAGTTGGACGAGTTGCAGGACAATTTGCAAAACCAAGATCTGCTGATTTTGAAGAGATAAATGGTATTTCTTTACCTTCATATAGAGGAGATATTATTAATGATATTGACTTTACAGAAAAATCTAGAAATCCTAAATCAAAAAGATTATTAAAAGCATATAATCAAAGTGCTGCAACAATGAACCTTTTAAGAGCCTTCTCAAGAGGTGGAATGGCTGATTTAAATAGCGTTCAATCATGGAACTTAGACTTTGTAAAAGATAATGAATTAGGTTCAAAATATGAAGAAATTGCATCTAAGATTACTGAATCATTAAACTTTATGAAAGCATGTGGAATTACTAGTGAGAATACTGCTCAACTAAATCAAACTACACTATTTACTTCTCATGAAGCACTACTATTAAACTATGAACAAGCATTAACTAGAAAAGATTCTATTTCTGGTGACTGGTACAATTGTGCTGCACATATGTTATGGATAGGTGATAGAACAAGAGACTTAAAAGATGCTCATATTGAGTACTTTAGAGGTATTAAAAACCCTATTGGTTGTAAAGTAGGACCTTCTATGAAAGAAGACGAATTAATCCAATTAATTGATACTTTAAACCCAGAAAATGAAGCAGGAAGATTAAATCTTATTGTTAGAATGGGTGCAAATAAAATTGAAGATCATTTCCCTAAATTATTAGCAAGAGTTAAAAAAGAAGGTAAAAATGTATTATGGTCATCAGACCCAATGCATGGAAATACTATCAAAGCTGATAATGGTTACAAAACTAGAGATTTTGAAGCAGTATTAAGTGAAGTTAGGAAATTCTTCCAAATCCACAGAGCTGAGGGAACTTACGCTGGTGGTATTCACTTAGAAATGACTGGACAAGATGTTACTGAGTGTACAGGAAGTGCTAGTTCTGCTATTACTCAAGAAGGTTTAGCGTCTAGATATAATACTCAATGTGATCCAAGATTAAATGCTGATCAAGCTTTAGAGTTATCATTTATGATTGCAGATACATTA
- a CDS encoding transaldolase: MSLKEDINYSLWCDFIERDFLENRFQEIIKDEIIQGATSNPAIFESSISNSVAYKQQLDMLQANNAKTIYEELALTDIKRASVLLSDLHKNDYDDGFISIEVDPLLCDDAQGTIEEGVRLNSLIGSDNVMIKVPATDAGYIAMRELTSKGIHVNATLIFSPAQAIKCAQALDEGIKESNKDIKAVVSVFVSRLDRIADSDCLNKGLETARLGIVNATKCYHEVNKFENKNIRTLFASTGVKGNELAPSYYIDNLIYPNSVNTAPLATIEDWLEDGIKEPTEIMSEEACNEYFELLAEKGINVENIYSKLLKDGLDAFKVSFKDLLSKLIN, translated from the coding sequence ATGAGTTTAAAAGAAGATATTAATTACTCTTTATGGTGTGATTTTATTGAAAGAGATTTTTTAGAAAATAGATTTCAAGAGATAATTAAAGATGAAATAATTCAAGGTGCTACATCAAACCCTGCGATTTTCGAATCATCAATTTCTAATTCTGTAGCATACAAACAACAACTTGATATGTTACAAGCAAATAATGCAAAAACTATTTATGAAGAGTTAGCGTTAACTGATATTAAAAGAGCTTCAGTTCTTTTATCTGATTTACATAAAAATGATTATGATGATGGTTTTATTTCAATTGAAGTTGATCCATTATTATGTGATGATGCACAAGGAACTATTGAAGAGGGTGTTAGATTAAACTCACTAATTGGTTCTGATAATGTAATGATTAAAGTTCCTGCAACAGATGCTGGATACATTGCAATGAGAGAATTAACTTCAAAAGGGATTCATGTAAATGCTACATTAATCTTCTCACCTGCTCAAGCAATTAAATGTGCTCAAGCACTAGATGAAGGTATCAAAGAATCAAATAAAGATATTAAAGCAGTTGTTTCTGTATTTGTATCTAGACTTGATAGAATAGCTGATAGTGACTGTTTAAATAAAGGTTTAGAAACTGCTAGATTAGGAATTGTAAACGCTACAAAATGTTATCATGAAGTTAATAAATTTGAAAATAAAAACATTAGAACTTTATTTGCTAGTACTGGTGTAAAAGGAAATGAGTTAGCTCCTTCTTATTACATTGATAATTTAATTTACCCAAATTCAGTAAACACTGCTCCTTTAGCAACTATTGAAGATTGGTTAGAAGATGGTATTAAAGAACCTACTGAAATTATGAGTGAAGAAGCTTGTAATGAGTATTTTGAATTATTAGCTGAAAAAGGAATAAATGTTGAAAATATTTATTCAAAACTTTTAAAAGATGGACTAGATGCTTTCAAAGTGTCATTTAAAGATCTTTTATCAAAACTAATTAACTAA
- the serB gene encoding phosphoserine phosphatase SerB — MKLAVFDFDSTLMDGETIDFLAKPLGLEEKVAGITEKAMAGELDFFESLIERVSLLKGLDYAQAVEICKDLPLMPGATELIPALKEKGYKVVCFSGGFRIGTSPAKDKLGLDADFSNVLHEKDGVLTGQVGGDMMFGFSKGDMIQRLQNILGVSKADTLVCGDGANDLSMFEHADTRIAFCAREVLKKEANIIVDKKDLTEILKHI; from the coding sequence ATGAAATTAGCTGTTTTTGATTTTGATTCAACACTTATGGATGGTGAAACTATCGACTTTCTTGCAAAGCCATTAGGTTTAGAAGAAAAAGTTGCTGGGATTACTGAAAAAGCGATGGCCGGAGAGCTAGATTTCTTTGAATCTTTAATAGAGAGAGTATCTTTATTAAAAGGTTTAGACTATGCTCAAGCTGTTGAAATTTGTAAAGATTTACCACTTATGCCAGGAGCTACTGAACTAATTCCTGCACTAAAAGAGAAAGGTTACAAAGTAGTTTGTTTCTCTGGTGGATTTAGAATTGGTACTTCACCTGCTAAAGATAAGTTAGGTTTAGATGCTGACTTTTCAAATGTATTACATGAAAAAGATGGAGTTCTAACTGGTCAAGTTGGTGGAGATATGATGTTTGGATTCTCAAAGGGTGATATGATCCAAAGACTTCAAAACATTCTAGGTGTTTCTAAAGCAGATACTTTAGTTTGTGGAGATGGAGCAAATGATCTATCTATGTTTGAACATGCAGATACTAGAATTGCATTCTGTGCAAGAGAAGTTCTTAAAAAAGAAGCAAACATTATTGTTGATAAAAAAGATTTAACAGAAATTCTAAAACATATATAA